ACCGCTACTTTACTGGATCAAGTAGCAGGGCCAGACTTAGGTTGCTACTCGGTTATACAAAGCCCAGAAATGCCCTATAGTAAAGCGATACTACAAAAGGGAAGACCACTAAAAATCGCCTGGACTACAGCAACTAATTCTGGTGTATCCGTCGATATGGAATGTATTGAGGCCGTTCATAAGACGGTAAAATTATTAGAACAGTTAGGGCATGAAGTAGTTGAAGCACGACCAGTTTATGACCAAGCAACCTTTTCCAGTGCAACGGTCAATATTTGGACAGCGAATATTTATAAAATGATTGAAGGTGCTGCCGCATTAACTGGGAAAACACCTTCACGCGATCATATTGAAGCAGCCATTTGGCAGTGTTATGAATATGGCAAAGAGTTAAAGGCTAGTGCACTATTAGAAGCCATCCATACGAATGCACTTGTGTCACGCCAAGTTGGAACATTCTTTGCGGATTATGATGTGCTATTAAGTCCAACAATCGCCACTTTACCAGCCAAAATCGGGGAGCTAAATGCCAATAACCCCACTATTTCAGCAATTGAATGGACAGAACAAATTTTCACATACGCACCGTTCACAAACTTGTTTAATGCAACAGGTCAACCATCGATATCATTGCCACTTGCGATGAGTGCGTCAGGCTTACCAATCGGACTCCAATTTACAGGGCGCTTCGCAGATGAGCTAACACTGCTTCAGCTTGGGAAACAATTAGAGGAAGCGGTTCCATGGAAAGACCGTCTTCCACACGTACATGTAGGTACTGAAGTTGCAGAAATTGCTAGAAAGTAAGAAAAAGGAGGTGCAAGCATGAATCTTGCACCTCCTTTTTCTTGTTTATTGACATTGGACATTCTATTAAGTCAAACGTTTGAAATAGGAGACAACGGGTATTGTTTGGATAAAGGCGCTTCGTGAATGAATACATAGCTAAAGGATAAGCGTTTAGGTGCTGTTTCAATTGCTAGTTAGTCTAAGAAAGGATAAGAAACATGAAAAAAACTTTATATGCAAGCATCATCGCTCTAAATTTATGTTTTTTTACCATCATGCAGGATGGTAAAGCAAAGGAAAATGATGAAACGGAACGAAAGATTGTCCTTATCTCATTTGATGGCATGAAAAATGACTATACTAAAAAATATGTTCAAGAAAATAAATTACCTCATATCAAACAAATGTTAGCAAACGGGGTTACTGCAAAAAATCCTTCTACCATTACCCCTTCTCTTACTGCCCCTTCACACGCAGCCATTGCCACAGGGGCGACACCGAAACAGACGGGCATCGTAAGCAATCA
This genomic interval from Lysinibacillus sphaericus contains the following:
- a CDS encoding amidase; this translates as MNLQEYASYDGLGLAELVKTKQVTPQELTTLALQGIDKVNASINAVVSVLEEQAEKAMSTLHEQQPFAGVPFLIKELVIHAEDVPHSMGSRVAEKAVMSVDSELMKRFKNAGFVLSGTTTTPEFGYNAATEAVVYGPTRNPWNLDHSPGGSSGGASAAVASGIVPIAHGNDGGGSLRIPASCSGVIGLKPSRGRVPMGPYNSEALNGLAIEFALTKTIRDTATLLDQVAGPDLGCYSVIQSPEMPYSKAILQKGRPLKIAWTTATNSGVSVDMECIEAVHKTVKLLEQLGHEVVEARPVYDQATFSSATVNIWTANIYKMIEGAAALTGKTPSRDHIEAAIWQCYEYGKELKASALLEAIHTNALVSRQVGTFFADYDVLLSPTIATLPAKIGELNANNPTISAIEWTEQIFTYAPFTNLFNATGQPSISLPLAMSASGLPIGLQFTGRFADELTLLQLGKQLEEAVPWKDRLPHVHVGTEVAEIARK